From one Melopsittacus undulatus isolate bMelUnd1 chromosome 16, bMelUnd1.mat.Z, whole genome shotgun sequence genomic stretch:
- the RBBP5 gene encoding retinoblastoma-binding protein 5 isoform X2: protein MNLELLESFGQNYPEEADGTLDCISMALTCTFNRWGTLLAVGCNDGRIVIWDFLTRGIAKIISAHIHPVCSLCWSRDGHKLVSASTDNIVSQWDVLSGDCDQRFRFPSPILKVQYHPRDQNRVLVCPMKSAPVMLTLSDSKHVVLPVDDDSDLNVVASFDRRGEYIYTGNAKGKILVLKTETQDLVASFRVTTGTSNTTAIKSIEFARKGSCFLINTADRIIRVYDGREILTCGRDGEPEPMQKLQDLVNRTPWKKCCFSGDGEYIVAGSARQHALYIWEKSIGNLVKILHGTRGELLLDVAWHPVRPIIASISSGVVSIWAQNQVENWSAFAPDFKELDENVEYEERESEFDIEDEDKSEPEQTGADAAEDEEVDVTSVDPIAAFCSSDEELEDSKALLYLPIAPEVEDPEENPYGPPPDAVQSSLTDEGIGSEKKRQCSSDGPQAPKKKPKTTNIELQGVPNDEVHPLLGVKGDGKSKKKQAGRPKGSKGKDKDSPFKPKLYKGDRGALPLEGAAKGKVQAELGQPLTGGAISELL from the exons ATGAACCTGGAGCTGCTCG AGTCCTTCGGCCAGAACTACCCTGAG GAGGCCGATGGGACGCTGGACTGCATCAGCATGGCTCTGACCTGCACCTTCAACCGCTGGGGCACGCTGCTCGCCGTGGGCTGCAACGACGGGCGCATCGTCATCTGGGACTTCCTGACCAGGGGCATCGCCAAGATCATCAGCGCCCACATCCACCCCGTGTGCTCCCTGTG CTGGAGTCGAGATGGTCACAAACTGGTGAGTGCTTCCACAGATAACATCGTGTCACAGTGGGATGTGCTGTCTGGAGACTGCGACCAGAGGTTTCGCTTTCCTTCACCCATCCTGAAGGTTCAGTACCACCCTCGAGACCA aaacaggGTTTTGGTCTGCCCCATGAAGTCTGCGCCAGTGATGCTGACGCTGTCAGACTCCAAACACGTTGTCCTACCTGTGGATGATGACTCTGATCTCAATGTCGTGGCCTCCTTTGACAGGCGAGGGGAATACATTTACACAGGCAATGCCAAGGGGAAG ATTTTGGTCTTAAAAACAGAAACTCAGGATCTTGTTGCTTCCTTCAGAGTGACAACTGGAACCAGCAACACCACAGCTATTAAATCGATTGAGTTTGCTCGGAAGGGAAG CTGTTTTTTGATAAACACAGCTGACCGGATAATCAGGGTGTACGATGGCCGTGAAATTCTCACTTGTGGACGAGATGGGGAGCCTGAACCCATGCAGAAGCTGCAGGATTTAGTGAACAG GACACCATGGAAGAAGTGCTGTTTCTCTGGTGATGGCGAATATATAGTGGCAGGGTCAGCGCGACAGCATGCCCTGTACATCTGGGAGAAGAGCATTGGAAACCTGGTGAAAATCCTGCATGGGACCAGAGGGGAGCTGCTCTTGGATGTAGCA TGGCATCCTGTCCGACCCATCATAGCTTCTATTTCAAGTGGTGTTGTTTCAATATGGGCTCAGAATCAAGTG GAAAACTGGAGTGCCTTTGCTCCTGACTTCAAAGAGCTGGATGAAAATGTGGAATATGAAGAGAGAGAGTCAGAGTTTGACATTGAGGATGAAGATAAGAGTGAACCAGAACAGACAG gtgctgatgctgcagaaGATGAAGAAGTGGATGTCACAAGTGTGGATCCCATTGCTGCCTTCTGTAGCAG TGATGAGGAACTGGAGGACTCCAAGGCTCTGCTTTACTTACCCATTGCTCCCGAAGTTGAAGATCCAGAAGAAAACCCCTATGGGCCTCCACCAGATGCAGTTCAGAGCTCTTTAACTGATGAGGGAATAGGCTCTGAGAAGAAGAGGCAGTGCTCCTCTGATGGACCCCAGGCACCAAAGAAGAAGCCCAAAACCACCAACATTGAACTACAAGGAGTACCTAATGATG AAGTCCATCCGCTGCTGGGTGTGAAGGGAGATGGTAAATCCAAGAAGAAGCAAGCAGGCAGGCCTAAAGGATCAAAAGGTAAAGACAAAGATTCTCCATTTAAACCGAAACTCTACAAAGGGGACAGAGGTGCTTTACCTCTGGAAGGAGCAGCGAAGGGTAAAGTGCAGGCGGAGCTGGGACAGCCTTTGACAG GTGGTGCAATCTCAGAATTGTTATGA
- the RBBP5 gene encoding retinoblastoma-binding protein 5 isoform X4, which translates to MNLELLESFGQNYPEEADGTLDCISMALTCTFNRWGTLLAVGCNDGRIVIWDFLTRGIAKIISAHIHPVCSLCWSRDGHKLVSASTDNIVSQWDVLSGDCDQRFRFPSPILKVQYHPRDQNRVLVCPMKSAPVMLTLSDSKHVVLPVDDDSDLNVVASFDRRGEYIYTGNAKGKILVLKTETQDLVASFRVTTGTSNTTAIKSIEFARKGSCFLINTADRIIRVYDGREILTCGRDGEPEPMQKLQDLVNRTPWKKCCFSGDGEYIVAGSARQHALYIWEKSIGNLVKILHGTRGELLLDVAWHPVRPIIASISSGVVSIWAQNQVENWSAFAPDFKELDENVEYEERESEFDIEDEDKSEPEQTGADAAEDEEVDVTSVDPIAAFCSSDEELEDSKALLYLPIAPEVEDPEENPYGPPPDAVQSSLTDEGIGSEKKRQCSSDGPQAPKKKPKTTNIELQGVPNDEVHPLLGVKGDGKSKKKQAGRPKGSKGGAISELL; encoded by the exons ATGAACCTGGAGCTGCTCG AGTCCTTCGGCCAGAACTACCCTGAG GAGGCCGATGGGACGCTGGACTGCATCAGCATGGCTCTGACCTGCACCTTCAACCGCTGGGGCACGCTGCTCGCCGTGGGCTGCAACGACGGGCGCATCGTCATCTGGGACTTCCTGACCAGGGGCATCGCCAAGATCATCAGCGCCCACATCCACCCCGTGTGCTCCCTGTG CTGGAGTCGAGATGGTCACAAACTGGTGAGTGCTTCCACAGATAACATCGTGTCACAGTGGGATGTGCTGTCTGGAGACTGCGACCAGAGGTTTCGCTTTCCTTCACCCATCCTGAAGGTTCAGTACCACCCTCGAGACCA aaacaggGTTTTGGTCTGCCCCATGAAGTCTGCGCCAGTGATGCTGACGCTGTCAGACTCCAAACACGTTGTCCTACCTGTGGATGATGACTCTGATCTCAATGTCGTGGCCTCCTTTGACAGGCGAGGGGAATACATTTACACAGGCAATGCCAAGGGGAAG ATTTTGGTCTTAAAAACAGAAACTCAGGATCTTGTTGCTTCCTTCAGAGTGACAACTGGAACCAGCAACACCACAGCTATTAAATCGATTGAGTTTGCTCGGAAGGGAAG CTGTTTTTTGATAAACACAGCTGACCGGATAATCAGGGTGTACGATGGCCGTGAAATTCTCACTTGTGGACGAGATGGGGAGCCTGAACCCATGCAGAAGCTGCAGGATTTAGTGAACAG GACACCATGGAAGAAGTGCTGTTTCTCTGGTGATGGCGAATATATAGTGGCAGGGTCAGCGCGACAGCATGCCCTGTACATCTGGGAGAAGAGCATTGGAAACCTGGTGAAAATCCTGCATGGGACCAGAGGGGAGCTGCTCTTGGATGTAGCA TGGCATCCTGTCCGACCCATCATAGCTTCTATTTCAAGTGGTGTTGTTTCAATATGGGCTCAGAATCAAGTG GAAAACTGGAGTGCCTTTGCTCCTGACTTCAAAGAGCTGGATGAAAATGTGGAATATGAAGAGAGAGAGTCAGAGTTTGACATTGAGGATGAAGATAAGAGTGAACCAGAACAGACAG gtgctgatgctgcagaaGATGAAGAAGTGGATGTCACAAGTGTGGATCCCATTGCTGCCTTCTGTAGCAG TGATGAGGAACTGGAGGACTCCAAGGCTCTGCTTTACTTACCCATTGCTCCCGAAGTTGAAGATCCAGAAGAAAACCCCTATGGGCCTCCACCAGATGCAGTTCAGAGCTCTTTAACTGATGAGGGAATAGGCTCTGAGAAGAAGAGGCAGTGCTCCTCTGATGGACCCCAGGCACCAAAGAAGAAGCCCAAAACCACCAACATTGAACTACAAGGAGTACCTAATGATG AAGTCCATCCGCTGCTGGGTGTGAAGGGAGATGGTAAATCCAAGAAGAAGCAAGCAGGCAGGCCTAAAGGATCAAAAG GTGGTGCAATCTCAGAATTGTTATGA
- the RBBP5 gene encoding retinoblastoma-binding protein 5 isoform X3, with protein sequence MNLELLESFGQNYPEEADGTLDCISMALTCTFNRWGTLLAVGCNDGRIVIWDFLTRGIAKIISAHIHPVCSLCWSRDGHKLVSASTDNIVSQWDVLSGDCDQRFRFPSPILKVQYHPRDQNRVLVCPMKSAPVMLTLSDSKHVVLPVDDDSDLNVVASFDRRGEYIYTGNAKGKILVLKTETQDLVASFRVTTGTSNTTAIKSIEFARKGSCFLINTADRIIRVYDGREILTCGRDGEPEPMQKLQDLVNRTPWKKCCFSGDGEYIVAGSARQHALYIWEKSIGNLVKILHGTRGELLLDVAWHPVRPIIASISSGVVSIWAQNQVENWSAFAPDFKELDENVEYEERESEFDIEDEDKSEPEQTGADAAEDEEVDVTSVDPIAAFCSSDEELEDSKALLYLPIAPEVEDPEENPYGPPPDAVQSSLTDEGIGSEKKRQCSSDGPQAPKKKPKTTNIELQGVPNDEVHPLLGVKGDGKSKKKQAGRPKGSKAGGAISELL encoded by the exons ATGAACCTGGAGCTGCTCG AGTCCTTCGGCCAGAACTACCCTGAG GAGGCCGATGGGACGCTGGACTGCATCAGCATGGCTCTGACCTGCACCTTCAACCGCTGGGGCACGCTGCTCGCCGTGGGCTGCAACGACGGGCGCATCGTCATCTGGGACTTCCTGACCAGGGGCATCGCCAAGATCATCAGCGCCCACATCCACCCCGTGTGCTCCCTGTG CTGGAGTCGAGATGGTCACAAACTGGTGAGTGCTTCCACAGATAACATCGTGTCACAGTGGGATGTGCTGTCTGGAGACTGCGACCAGAGGTTTCGCTTTCCTTCACCCATCCTGAAGGTTCAGTACCACCCTCGAGACCA aaacaggGTTTTGGTCTGCCCCATGAAGTCTGCGCCAGTGATGCTGACGCTGTCAGACTCCAAACACGTTGTCCTACCTGTGGATGATGACTCTGATCTCAATGTCGTGGCCTCCTTTGACAGGCGAGGGGAATACATTTACACAGGCAATGCCAAGGGGAAG ATTTTGGTCTTAAAAACAGAAACTCAGGATCTTGTTGCTTCCTTCAGAGTGACAACTGGAACCAGCAACACCACAGCTATTAAATCGATTGAGTTTGCTCGGAAGGGAAG CTGTTTTTTGATAAACACAGCTGACCGGATAATCAGGGTGTACGATGGCCGTGAAATTCTCACTTGTGGACGAGATGGGGAGCCTGAACCCATGCAGAAGCTGCAGGATTTAGTGAACAG GACACCATGGAAGAAGTGCTGTTTCTCTGGTGATGGCGAATATATAGTGGCAGGGTCAGCGCGACAGCATGCCCTGTACATCTGGGAGAAGAGCATTGGAAACCTGGTGAAAATCCTGCATGGGACCAGAGGGGAGCTGCTCTTGGATGTAGCA TGGCATCCTGTCCGACCCATCATAGCTTCTATTTCAAGTGGTGTTGTTTCAATATGGGCTCAGAATCAAGTG GAAAACTGGAGTGCCTTTGCTCCTGACTTCAAAGAGCTGGATGAAAATGTGGAATATGAAGAGAGAGAGTCAGAGTTTGACATTGAGGATGAAGATAAGAGTGAACCAGAACAGACAG gtgctgatgctgcagaaGATGAAGAAGTGGATGTCACAAGTGTGGATCCCATTGCTGCCTTCTGTAGCAG TGATGAGGAACTGGAGGACTCCAAGGCTCTGCTTTACTTACCCATTGCTCCCGAAGTTGAAGATCCAGAAGAAAACCCCTATGGGCCTCCACCAGATGCAGTTCAGAGCTCTTTAACTGATGAGGGAATAGGCTCTGAGAAGAAGAGGCAGTGCTCCTCTGATGGACCCCAGGCACCAAAGAAGAAGCCCAAAACCACCAACATTGAACTACAAGGAGTACCTAATGATG AAGTCCATCCGCTGCTGGGTGTGAAGGGAGATGGTAAATCCAAGAAGAAGCAAGCAGGCAGGCCTAAAGGATCAAAAG CAGGTGGTGCAATCTCAGAATTGTTATGA
- the RBBP5 gene encoding retinoblastoma-binding protein 5 isoform X1 yields MNLELLESFGQNYPEEADGTLDCISMALTCTFNRWGTLLAVGCNDGRIVIWDFLTRGIAKIISAHIHPVCSLCWSRDGHKLVSASTDNIVSQWDVLSGDCDQRFRFPSPILKVQYHPRDQNRVLVCPMKSAPVMLTLSDSKHVVLPVDDDSDLNVVASFDRRGEYIYTGNAKGKILVLKTETQDLVASFRVTTGTSNTTAIKSIEFARKGSCFLINTADRIIRVYDGREILTCGRDGEPEPMQKLQDLVNRTPWKKCCFSGDGEYIVAGSARQHALYIWEKSIGNLVKILHGTRGELLLDVAWHPVRPIIASISSGVVSIWAQNQVENWSAFAPDFKELDENVEYEERESEFDIEDEDKSEPEQTGADAAEDEEVDVTSVDPIAAFCSSDEELEDSKALLYLPIAPEVEDPEENPYGPPPDAVQSSLTDEGIGSEKKRQCSSDGPQAPKKKPKTTNIELQGVPNDEVHPLLGVKGDGKSKKKQAGRPKGSKGKDKDSPFKPKLYKGDRGALPLEGAAKGKVQAELGQPLTAGGAISELL; encoded by the exons ATGAACCTGGAGCTGCTCG AGTCCTTCGGCCAGAACTACCCTGAG GAGGCCGATGGGACGCTGGACTGCATCAGCATGGCTCTGACCTGCACCTTCAACCGCTGGGGCACGCTGCTCGCCGTGGGCTGCAACGACGGGCGCATCGTCATCTGGGACTTCCTGACCAGGGGCATCGCCAAGATCATCAGCGCCCACATCCACCCCGTGTGCTCCCTGTG CTGGAGTCGAGATGGTCACAAACTGGTGAGTGCTTCCACAGATAACATCGTGTCACAGTGGGATGTGCTGTCTGGAGACTGCGACCAGAGGTTTCGCTTTCCTTCACCCATCCTGAAGGTTCAGTACCACCCTCGAGACCA aaacaggGTTTTGGTCTGCCCCATGAAGTCTGCGCCAGTGATGCTGACGCTGTCAGACTCCAAACACGTTGTCCTACCTGTGGATGATGACTCTGATCTCAATGTCGTGGCCTCCTTTGACAGGCGAGGGGAATACATTTACACAGGCAATGCCAAGGGGAAG ATTTTGGTCTTAAAAACAGAAACTCAGGATCTTGTTGCTTCCTTCAGAGTGACAACTGGAACCAGCAACACCACAGCTATTAAATCGATTGAGTTTGCTCGGAAGGGAAG CTGTTTTTTGATAAACACAGCTGACCGGATAATCAGGGTGTACGATGGCCGTGAAATTCTCACTTGTGGACGAGATGGGGAGCCTGAACCCATGCAGAAGCTGCAGGATTTAGTGAACAG GACACCATGGAAGAAGTGCTGTTTCTCTGGTGATGGCGAATATATAGTGGCAGGGTCAGCGCGACAGCATGCCCTGTACATCTGGGAGAAGAGCATTGGAAACCTGGTGAAAATCCTGCATGGGACCAGAGGGGAGCTGCTCTTGGATGTAGCA TGGCATCCTGTCCGACCCATCATAGCTTCTATTTCAAGTGGTGTTGTTTCAATATGGGCTCAGAATCAAGTG GAAAACTGGAGTGCCTTTGCTCCTGACTTCAAAGAGCTGGATGAAAATGTGGAATATGAAGAGAGAGAGTCAGAGTTTGACATTGAGGATGAAGATAAGAGTGAACCAGAACAGACAG gtgctgatgctgcagaaGATGAAGAAGTGGATGTCACAAGTGTGGATCCCATTGCTGCCTTCTGTAGCAG TGATGAGGAACTGGAGGACTCCAAGGCTCTGCTTTACTTACCCATTGCTCCCGAAGTTGAAGATCCAGAAGAAAACCCCTATGGGCCTCCACCAGATGCAGTTCAGAGCTCTTTAACTGATGAGGGAATAGGCTCTGAGAAGAAGAGGCAGTGCTCCTCTGATGGACCCCAGGCACCAAAGAAGAAGCCCAAAACCACCAACATTGAACTACAAGGAGTACCTAATGATG AAGTCCATCCGCTGCTGGGTGTGAAGGGAGATGGTAAATCCAAGAAGAAGCAAGCAGGCAGGCCTAAAGGATCAAAAGGTAAAGACAAAGATTCTCCATTTAAACCGAAACTCTACAAAGGGGACAGAGGTGCTTTACCTCTGGAAGGAGCAGCGAAGGGTAAAGTGCAGGCGGAGCTGGGACAGCCTTTGACAG CAGGTGGTGCAATCTCAGAATTGTTATGA
- the DSTYK gene encoding dual serine/threonine and tyrosine protein kinase, with amino-acid sequence MEGEGAPLWRGPGGVIRDLCRSFGHYNRHLARLQHNLRETKKFFRDVKYSQGHPFPSAALGDGLPAGDGAPQDGQSFIAFPCHEEEQLQRTVSWHPCLLILGQNCNAKCQVLNILLGEKLLPTTKITNEDNCKRRRIRFTHGTQTRISLALPGQYELVQTMAAHRGHWDTIPEEDLEIHGDSEDPAHQIAELEVMLPYSLLKEVDIVVAPCRGFQTAEATLGEYVNQVLPVVVFAISEAELSSSDENELRQIKEKFSLPIFFFRVPEVGADLISPRKTEQEKSSLYCQLMDLEYLSSTHCSCGAPGADADAQSMLVEQLEKLRLLSTFSRQVLQKHLVEAATSLNEVHCRCLNIFINQAFDMQRDLQITPKRLEYTRKKENELYESLMNIANRKQEEMKDMIIETLSNMKEELLEDAANMEFKDIIIPENGEPVSSKDIKCCIKQIQELIISRLNQAVANKLISSVDYLRESFVGTLERCLKSLEESWEVSVHPARSWEKSKDVSLHITSNYLKQILNAAYHVEVTFHSGSTVTRMLWEQIKQIIQRITWVSPPAITSDWKRKVAQDAIESLSASKLAKSICSQFRTRLNSSHEAFAASLRQLEDGHSGRLERTEDLWLKVRKDHAPRLARLSLESRSLQDVLLHGKPKLGRELGRGQYGVVYLCDSWGGHFPCALKSVVPPDEKHWNDLALEFHYMRSLQTHERLVHLHGSVIDYGYGGGSSIAVLLIMERLHRDLYTGLKAGLELETRLQIALDVVEGIRYLHSQGLVHRDIKLKNVLLDKKNRAKITDLGFCKPEAMMSGSIVGTPIHMAPELFTGKYDNSVDVYAFGILFWYICSGHVKLPEAFERCASKDHLWNNVRRGVRPERLPVFDEECWQLMEACWDGDSSQRPLLGIVQPMLQGIMDRLCKSSSEHPNKGLDDST; translated from the exons ATGGAGGGAGAAGGGGCTCCTCTATGGCGGGGTCCCGGCGGGGTGATCCGGGACCTGTGTCGCTCCTTCGGCCACTACAACCGGCACCTGGCGCGGCTGCAGCACAACCTCCGCGAGACCAAGAAGTTCTTCCGCGACGTCAAGTACTCCCAGGGGCACCCCTTCCCCTCGGCGGCCCTGGGCGACGGCCTCCCCGCCGGGGACGGGGCCCCGCAGGACG GGCAGAGTTTCATCGCCTTCCCTTGCCATGAAGAAGAGCAGCTCCAACGGACCGTGAGCTGGCACCCTTGCCTGCTGATCCTTGGCCAGAACTGCAATGCCAAATGCCAGGTACTCAACATCCTGCTGGGGGAGAAGCTGCTCCCCACCACCAAAATCACCAACGAGGACAACTGCAAGAGGCGCCGGATCCGTTTCACCCATGGGACACAAACCCGGATTAGCCTGGCGCTGCCTGGGCAGTATGAACTGGTCCAGACGATGGCAGCCCACCGTGGCCACTGGGACACCATACCAGAGGAGGACCTAGAGATCCATGGGGACAGTGAAGATCCTGCTCACCAGATAGCGGAGCTGGAGGTCATGCTGCCCTACTCACTGCTAAAG GAAGTGGACATTGTGGTAGCACCGTGTCGTGGATTCCAGACTGCCGAAGCCACCCTGGGGGAGTACGTGAACCAGGTCTTGCCTGTGGTTGTCTTTGCCATCAGCGAGGCAGAACTTTCCTCATCGGACGAGAATGAACTGCGCCAAATCAAAGAGAAATTCTCTTTgcccattttcttcttcagagtGCCCGAGGTGGGCGCTGACCTGATCTCTCCCAGAAAAACTGAGCAGGAAAAGTCCTCCCTTTATTGCCAACTGATGGACTTGGAGTACCTGagcagcacccactgcagctGCGGGGCGCctggtgctgatgctgatgCTCAGAGCATGCTGGTGGAGCAGCTCGAGAAGCTCCGGCTCCTGAGCACCTTTTCCAGGCAGGTCCTTCAGAAGCACCTGGTGGAAGCAGCCACCAGTTTAAACGAGGTGCACTGCCGCTGCCTCAACATCTTCATCAACCAGGCCTTTGACATGCAGCGGGACCTGCAGATCACCCCCAAGAGGCTGGAGTACACCCGCAAGAAGGAGAATGAGCTCTACGAGTCGCTGATGAACATCGCCAACCGCAAGCAAGAGGAGATGAAGGACATGATCATAGAGACTCTCAGCAATATGAAGGAGGAGCTCTTGGAGGATGCTGCTAATATGGAATTCAAAG ATATCATCATTCCTGAGAACGGGGAGCCTGTGAGTTCCAAGGACATCAAATGTTGTATCAAGCAAATCCAGGAGCTGATTATTTCTCGGTTAAACCAAGCAGTTGCCAACAAGTTGATCAGTTCTGTGGACTACCTGCGAGAGAGCTTTGTGGGGACTCTGGAGAGGTGCCTGAAGAGCCTGGAGGAGTCCTGGGAGGTTTCAGTACATCCTGCAAGGAGCTGGGAGAAGTCCAAGGATGTTTCTCTACACATCACAAGCAATTATCTCAAACAG ATCCTAAATGCAGCCTATCATGTTGAAGTCACTTTCCACTCTGGCTCAACAGTAACCAGGATGTTGTGGGAACAGATCAAACAG ATAATCCAGCGGATTACATGGGTCAGCCCTCCTGCCATCACCAGTGACTGGAAGAGGAAAGTTGCTCAGGATGCCATTGAGAGCCTCAGTGCATCCAAGTTAGCCAAGAGCATTTGCAGCCAGTTCCGAACCAGGCTGAACAGTTCCCATGAGGCTTTTGCAGCCTCTCTGCGCCAG TTAGAAGATGGCCATTCTGGCAGGCTGGAGAGAACAGAAGACCTGTGGCTGAAGGTGCGGAAGGACCACGCTCCTCGGCTGGCACGGCTCTCACTGGAGAGCAGGTCCCTTCAGGATGTGCTGTTACATG GCAAACCAAAGCTGGGCCGTGAGCTGGGCCGAGGACAGTATGGTGTGGTCTATCTGTGTGACAGCTGGGGAGGGCATTTCCCATGTGCCCTCAAGTCTGTTGTTCCTCCGGATGAAAAGCACTGGAATGACCTTGCTCTCGAGTTTCACTATATGAG GTCCCTGCAGACACACGAGAGGCTTGTGCATCTCCATGGCTCTGTGATTGACTATGGCTATGGAGGAGGTTCCAGCATTGCCGTCCTCCTGATAATGGAACGGTTGCACAGAGACCTCTATACAGGACTAAAG GCTGGGCTAGAATTAGAAACACGATTACAGATTGCCTTGGATGTAGTGGAAGGAATCCGTTATCTTCATAGTCAGGGACTTGTGCACCGGGATATCAAACTCAAAAACGTCTTG CTTGACAAAAAGAATCGAGCCAAAATCACTGACTTGGGGTTCTGCAAACCAGAAGCCATGATGTCTGGCAGTATTGTAGGCACACCCATTCATATGGCTCCTGAGCTCTTTACAG GGAAGTACGATAACTCAGTGGATGTTTATGCATTTGGCATTCTGTTCTGGTACATCTGTTCGGGACATGTGAAGTTACCAGAGGCTTTTGAGAGATGTGCAAGCAAAGATCACCTTTGGAACAACGTCAGGAGAG GAGTTCGCCCGGAGCGTCTCCCGGTGTTTGATGAGGAATGCTGGCAGCTGATGGAAGCCTGCTGGGATGGAGACTCCTCCCAGCGCCCTCTCTTGGGCATTGTTCAACCTATGCTGCAGGGGATCATGGACAGGCTCTGCAAGTCCAGCTCTGAGCACCCAAATAAAGGGTTGGATGACTCGACTTGA